The DNA window AGAAGCCCCTAATCCGTTCAACGCCGCCCAGCTTTCGGAAATCATGTCGCCCATTTCAGAGGCATTCGCCGTCACTCGACTATCAATGGCTTTAAGTTTTGCGACAAAGGCATCGATACCCGTAGAGGTCAGCTCAGTCGGCGGTATAATCAGGTAACCACAACCGTTATTGCCATTTCCCAGACTAGTGCCATTGGGAAAGTAGTTATCCAGGTTGTTCTTGTTGAACACCATCAAACCCACTTTCAACGCACCAAGCGTATCTATGTCGTTCTTCAACGAGAGCAGCGCATTGACCATTGCACATTGCTCCATACCTCCCACCGTTGTCGCCCCAAGGGAAGGAACGCCGCCGTTATCACTATAGACGCAACCATGCACCGCATTGGCGTTGACGTTACCGCTGGTGTGCCAGGCAAAAAGCACGGTTTGCGTCTCGGCCGAGGGGGAGTTACCCACAAACAGGTCGATATCCTCCGCAAAGGACGTCGTGCTCGTGAGCGCGAGAAAGCTGATGCCCATCGCGATTGTTTTAAGAATTCGACTACAGGTGCTCATATCTGCCTCGCGCGCGTTTTCGCTGTTCGCATTACATTCAGATGCAGGTTGTTCCCAGGGCGGCTCTCACATACACCCCCTGATGCATTTCGAGATTTGCCCCGGTCACAGAATCGGTCACATTGGCTTGTACGTCCCAGGTCATCTTGACGCAGCCGGAGTTTGTTACAGACGCGGTCCCTTCATCATCCCGAAAGATATTGGGATCAATTTCTTGTGCTGTCCGAATACATTCTTTGTCCTTTGGATAACTCAACTCAGAGCGCAGCACGGGTGCGATGCGCAAGCAGGTTGGCGGTGGGACCACCGCAACCATATCGGCTACTCCGTCGCCATCAAAATCACTTTGAATATTCGAGTTGGTCGTCGGCAGTGGCAGGGAGAAGTTTGCCGGGTTGGAAATATACGTTTCCAGCGCATTTCTGGCCGCAAACTTGGCTTCCACTCGGTACTGCTGATTGCCCGCAATTTTGAAATTGATATTGGATGAGGTCAGCATGCTGGCCACAATCACGCTAAAGATCCCCAGCATGATCAGCACGACGATCAGCACGACCCCTTGCTGACGGCTACCCATAACGCTGTTCATTCTCTGACTCCCGAGACATTCGGCAACATGATCACGGTGGAATAAACCTGCCGCCGAATACCGTCGCTGTAGGGGCCTAGCACCTCGCGACCGAGGTTGTAGGTCTTGTTGTTGACATTCACCCCGGAGGACTGACCACCCGTCACCAGCATTTTCACTTGCACCGACACCACGTTTTGCCAATTCAGGCTGTCGGTTGCCTCCCACTCGTAACTGGCACCCGCCGGGCAGGCGGCAGGCTTGGTGTCCACCGTCGGATTCGCCACATAGCAATCCGGCCCCCCATCCCCATTCAAATCCAGGCCGTACTCAAAATGGATATCCTCAACATTTTCCACCAAAGTACGTGTGGCACCACTGCCGCCGGCGTATTCATATACCTTGAGGCTATCGATGCCGTCGCCACCACCAGAGCAGTCGTTGCACGGCGAGATGAAATAGGCCCGGACGGTATAAGGCCAAGCCTCCGACAGCGTCGCTGCAGACGTGGTACAGCCATTTTCACGCATGTCCAGCGCGGTTCTGTCCGTGCTGAAACGGAAACTGACCGAGTCCAAATTACAGCCGGATATTTGTAAGTAGGGAGTCGTATTAGCGGCCGGAATATTTGCTGCAGTGACTGCCACCGAGTTAGGGTCAACATGGCGCACAATCAATATCTCAGACTTATCCTTCCACTGCGCACTGAAGCACGTGGGGACCGTCAAGCCGGGTGCTGAGGTAGCACTGTCATAGGGAAAGCCGTTGACCGGTAGCGGCATTTGCACCGGGACCGCCACACTATTAAAGCCCAGGTTGGCGACCGTAGTAACGCAGGGATCAGGCTGGGTGTAGGTGACGGCGCCTAAACCAGGATGATAATTGCCATAGAAACCGGCCAAGGACACATCTTCATTAAATACCTCAATGGCGTAGCGGCCGTTTTCGATTTGATCGGAGGTATTGGCCAGCTCGGTGCGAGTTGAACTCACCGATGCAACGAGGCTGATAATGCCGAGCAGCATAAATGCGCCCAATGACATGGCGACCAACAACTCGAGCAGAGACAAGCCCCGCTGACGCTTGAGCGCTTCCGACCGCATCACGACAGGTCTCCGATTCGAATTACCGCACTGACAATGCGTCTTAATTTCTCATCGCCATACAAATCTTTTCCGCACAGATTAGCCGCCGGTGCCGTTACCGTTTCGCCCATTCCCTGCCAGGCTACCGTAATGCGGTAAGTTTGGTCAGCGGCGCTAATCTGCCTGACGCAGCCTCTCGCCCCTACCATCGCCCCCACCTTTGCCGAGCCGATTTGTTCAGAATTCCCCTGCAAAAGGTCATTCCACTCGGCAAGATCGGTATTGGCAATACTCTGCTGCGCCGCATCGCCGAGCGTGCAGCTCGTTAAGGACGTTACGCCGTAACCCAACGTTGAACCATTTGCCTCGTAGGAATAGCAGGCGGCGACACCGCGGTTTGCATTAATCCGATCAACCATGTCCTGCAACAAATTGAGCGCCTGCAGACGCTGATAGGCCTCCGCTTCCTGCTGCACCGTTCTGACCATCAAACCCGCAGCGCCCATCATTCCCACTAGCAGGACCACTAGCGCGACCAGAATTTCAATGAGGGTGAAACCTGACTGAATATTTCTGTTAGTCATTAACAACCCCCATCGTCTACCACGCTGCTGCCGCTGAGCGAAACGCGCAAACATTTCGCCAGGCTGGCGTTGCCGTCACTCACCAGCGCAAAGTTAACCGTGTTATCGATTCGACCATTGCTACGGAAATTAAAGCTATTCGCACTGCCAGTAATATTGACGCCCGAGACAGCGCCTTGGCTGCGCAAGGTCGTGCCGCCCACCGCTACAGTCCAGCCGTCGACCCAGCTGCTTCCCCCACGCGCAACGGTCACATTTGTGTTTCGCTTGACCGCTTCGCTGCGAGCAAGCTGCAAGCTGGAATTCAGATCGACAGCCACGCTGCGCAGACGCTGGGATCGGACAAAATCAGTAAAGGAGGGCACCGCAACCGACGCCAGAATGGCCACAATAGCCAATGTCACCATCAACTCCAGCAGGGTGTAGCCCGATGTGGATGATCGCTGCCTCAATCCCAACATCGGGTCGCCCCCGAAGCATACCCTTTCACCCCCTGACTATTGAGGGTCAGGGTGCCACAATCATCATCGGTGGCCTGACTGCCAGAAGGCGCGGCAGAAACGGTGTAGCTAGGAGGGGTCGCGCCATTGTTGGCAGAGGTCGTGATGGTGTAGTGAGCACTAACTTCCGGCGGCACCGAGGCGCCAAGATCACTCATTGACGTTGCGTAAGCCCGCTCGTCGAGAAAGTTGCGCTCCTGCAACGCGGCAACTTCCATCACATAAGCGGCGGCCGCAGAGCGATTACTGCGCACCACGTGATCCCGATAGGCCGGCATTGCCACGGCAATTAAAATGGCAATGATTGCCACCGTAATCATCACTTCAATCAGGGTAAACCCCGTGCTGGAACGTCTCATGCAGCCCTCTGCCTGTGCAAAAACTCGCTACGGACAGCATACAGAGGCCGCGCAGTCGAGCACGGCGTTTACGACTAACGGCACATTAAGCCGACCAGCGGCAGACTATTACTCAATTCAGGAGGGAGAGAGGCAAGTGCTCAGCGACGCCAGCAGTCTGCCAAGGTCTTGCTCGACCCGCCAGGCTTGCCTTTCAAGGACATTGCCCCGGTTTCATCCAAAGCGAAATTACCGCAGTCGTCGCCACTCATCGCGCCGGCCCGGGTCGCCTGAAGGGTGAAAGTATTCGCGGTGGGTGTGCCCGAGGGAGCAATGGTGTAATAGGCGGAGCCGCTCTCTGGCACCTGGGTGGGGTACACCGACGGCAGGGTATTCCCGGCAGCGGTGGTGGTATAACGGCCGTTGGTGGAATAGTAGCGCTCCAGCGCCTGGGCACCGGCAAGCAAGGCACTGGTAGCTTCATTGCGTCGGGCCTTAGCCACCTGTGCCAGGTAACTGGGGTAGGCGATGCCAGCCAGAATGCCCACAATGGCCACGGTGATCATCAGCTCCATCAGGGTAAAGCCGCGTGCACTCATGCCTTGTTGCCCGCCTCTCACAACCAGGCTCTCACTGCAGTTGTCTCCAGGATTGTCTCCCCGCCACATCTTCGCCACCTGCACTTTCTGTAATCACCCCGATGGACCCGCTGCTTCCCGAGGTGTATTTGTATTCCAGCTCCCCCGCGCCAACGATGCCCGGGGTTTTGATCATCTCTTCACTGCCTACACCGCTGGCTGGCCAATAGTCGCTGCCGACCGCGCCTAAATCGAGATAATCCACTTTACCGTCGTTGTTGATGTCCAGCACCGGATCGGCAAGACGTCCGCCGTTGATCGCATCCAGTTCCATAAGCCAACTGCTACCACCATAACCGCAGACATTGCTCGAGGGAATAATGCTGGCAAAGATGATGCGACCGTTACGAAGAATGGGCTGCGACACCACCCGCTCACCGGTGGCCACTTTGTTTGGGGGTAACAGCACCAGATGCCACCCGTAGTCCGGCGGCGCGCCAGCGCCATTGTTGCTCACTACGCGAATAGGTGCAGCACTGGTGCTACCATTCTTGGTGGTGGTACTGCCCTCGAAAATCACTGTCTGAGTCAGCAACTTGTCCCGCCCGGTAAAAGCTGCGCCGTTGTCGCGAATACCATAAAAATCACGAATTGGCGGGTTCGCAGGGACCACCGCATCACCGGTCTCAAAATATTTTCCGGTCCCGAAATACACCATGTAGCCACCCGCCGGATGCAAACCCACCGTCGGCCGCGACGTTATTGGCTGACCCTTGCCCGCACTATCAACTACGGTATACAAGGGTTTCGGTGTCGTTCCCTGTTTAAATGCCACGCTCCAGCTGGACTGGGTCTTGCCGGTGAGGTCAAACTTCCACAGGTTGCCCTTCAAATCCCCGGCATAAATATAGTCAGTAATACGGTCGTTATCGACATCAACAGGCACCGGGGTACCCAGGCCATTGCCCTCACCCGTCAGCCCGGTATCGATGGCCTTTAACAAGGTGCCGCTGGCCAGGTCCACCACAAACAACTTCACGGTGTCACCCGAGTCATAACCATTGCCAAAAATCGCCACCCATTTGTCGTCGGCCAACAATCGAGCAATTACCGGCTGGCTCATCGCGACACCTAATTTATTACTGGCATTGCTGGCAGTGGCAAACTCCCACAGCAATGAGCTGGCGCCCGTTGTCGAGGGCTTGGTAACGTCCAAGGCGAATACCGAACGGCCACCCGCGCCAGTCGCGCCAACCAGCACGGTCTTCCACGCCCCACCCAGGTAAGCATCTAACGCACGAGGCGAGCCATCGACAAAGTACTGATGCTCGTAATCCGGCTCGGTCAATGACGCAAGACTGTCATACACCCCGGCGGGCAAGTAGGCCATTTTTTCCTGACCGGTTGAAGCGTCGAA is part of the Spongiibacter taiwanensis genome and encodes:
- a CDS encoding type IV pilin protein is translated as MRRSSTGFTLIEVMITVAIIAILIAVAMPAYRDHVVRSNRSAAAAYVMEVAALQERNFLDERAYATSMSDLGASVPPEVSAHYTITTSANNGATPPSYTVSAAPSGSQATDDDCGTLTLNSQGVKGYASGATRCWD
- the pilV gene encoding type IV pilus modification protein PilV — protein: MTNRNIQSGFTLIEILVALVVLLVGMMGAAGLMVRTVQQEAEAYQRLQALNLLQDMVDRINANRGVAACYSYEANGSTLGYGVTSLTSCTLGDAAQQSIANTDLAEWNDLLQGNSEQIGSAKVGAMVGARGCVRQISAADQTYRITVAWQGMGETVTAPAANLCGKDLYGDEKLRRIVSAVIRIGDLS
- a CDS encoding GspH/FimT family pseudopilin produces the protein MLGLRQRSSTSGYTLLELMVTLAIVAILASVAVPSFTDFVRSQRLRSVAVDLNSSLQLARSEAVKRNTNVTVARGGSSWVDGWTVAVGGTTLRSQGAVSGVNITGSANSFNFRSNGRIDNTVNFALVSDGNASLAKCLRVSLSGSSVVDDGGC
- a CDS encoding PilX N-terminal domain-containing pilus assembly protein is translated as MNSVMGSRQQGVVLIVVLIMLGIFSVIVASMLTSSNINFKIAGNQQYRVEAKFAARNALETYISNPANFSLPLPTTNSNIQSDFDGDGVADMVAVVPPPTCLRIAPVLRSELSYPKDKECIRTAQEIDPNIFRDDEGTASVTNSGCVKMTWDVQANVTDSVTGANLEMHQGVYVRAALGTTCI
- a CDS encoding type IV pilin protein, which gives rise to MSARGFTLMELMITVAIVGILAGIAYPSYLAQVAKARRNEATSALLAGAQALERYYSTNGRYTTTAAGNTLPSVYPTQVPESGSAYYTIAPSGTPTANTFTLQATRAGAMSGDDCGNFALDETGAMSLKGKPGGSSKTLADCWRR
- a CDS encoding PilW family protein, encoding MRSEALKRQRGLSLLELLVAMSLGAFMLLGIISLVASVSSTRTELANTSDQIENGRYAIEVFNEDVSLAGFYGNYHPGLGAVTYTQPDPCVTTVANLGFNSVAVPVQMPLPVNGFPYDSATSAPGLTVPTCFSAQWKDKSEILIVRHVDPNSVAVTAANIPAANTTPYLQISGCNLDSVSFRFSTDRTALDMRENGCTTSAATLSEAWPYTVRAYFISPCNDCSGGGDGIDSLKVYEYAGGSGATRTLVENVEDIHFEYGLDLNGDGGPDCYVANPTVDTKPAACPAGASYEWEATDSLNWQNVVSVQVKMLVTGGQSSGVNVNNKTYNLGREVLGPYSDGIRRQVYSTVIMLPNVSGVRE